A window of the Besnoitia besnoiti strain Bb-Ger1 chromosome VI, whole genome shotgun sequence genome harbors these coding sequences:
- a CDS encoding hypothetical protein (encoded by transcript BESB_068850), with amino-acid sequence MAASPASYTHSYFETARDFNRSTHPKPFLRFLLFGTEVSAEIADIVCTLRLLRDLWQFVRAGKVSGRAGDLCRSHVSNSTAVFSSMSAPCRRTVLLFGSTGALGGAVADAFAAARWRVIGCSTSGPSSKQNGGNRYPSKWASPLPPHARIEVQPFPQMSLKEQGEEIARQLQPLLSTGPPLHAAICCSGGFACSSVHSENFLSEAEQMLEANCLPALLCAHAASVLFRSRSATAAREAPLVVLTGAAAAVQGAGGARPTPTMLAYGCSKVYVHHLVQSLAATGVAAEARGGDGLAPQSPSLHYRVVGVLPAILDTAANRAAMPSVAEATRENKWTKCDDIARKLVAWADGAEEAENGALYVVKTTGGATEFLPTCGSERRT; translated from the exons ATGGCAGCGAGTCCGGCGAGTTACACGCACTCGTATTTCGAGACAGCTCGAGACTTCAACCGCAGTACGCACCCTAAACCTTTTTTGCGCTTTCTCTTGTTTGGAACTGAG GTGTCGGCCGAAATCGCAGACATTGTGTGCaccctgcgcctccttcgcgactTGTGGCAGTTTGTACGCGCTGGAAAGGTCTCAGGCCGCGCAGGGGACCTCTGTCGCTCGCACGTCTCCAATTCGACGGCTGTTTTCTCCTCAATGAGCGCTCCTTGCCGCAGAACTGTTTTGCTCTTTGGCAGCaccggcgccctcggcggcgccgtcgccgacgccttcgctgcagccAGATGGAGAGTCATTGGCTGCAGCACGTCGGGGCCCTCGAGCAAGCAAAACGGAGGAAACCGTTATCCCTCAAAGTGGGcgtcgcccctccccccgcacGCAAGGATCGAAGTCCAGCCATTTCCACAGATGAGTCTGAAAGAGCAGGGCGAAGAAATCGCCAGACAACTTCAG cctctgcTCTCCACAGGCCCCCCTCTGCACGCGGCgatctgctgcagcggcggcttcgcctgcagctcggTTCATTCGGAGAACTTTCTGAGTGAGGCTGAGCAGATGCTTGAAGCGAACTGCCTGCCggcgctcctctgcgcgcacgccgcctccgtcctgtttcgcagccgcagcgcgaccgccgcccgcgaggcgcccctcgtcgtcttgaccggcgcggctgcagccgtccagggcgcggggggcgcgaggccgacgccgacgatGCTCGCCTACGGCTGCTCCaaggtgtacgtacaccacCTCGTGCAGTCGCTAGCCGCTacgggcgtcgccgcagaggcccggGGGGGCGAcgggctcgcgccgcagagtcCGTCGCTGCACTACCGCGTCGTTGGGGTGCTCCCCGCGATCCTCGACACCGCCGCGAACCGCGCCGCCATGCCGAGCGTCGCCGAGGCCACTAGAGAGAATAAGTGGACAAAGTGCGACGACATCGCGCGGAAACTCGTGGCCTGGGCGGACGGggccgaagaggcagaaaacgGTGCGCTATACGTTGTCAAAACTACCGGCGGAGCCACGGAATTCCTCCCGACTTGCGGCTCTGAGCGCCGCacctga